The following proteins are encoded in a genomic region of Gossypium hirsutum isolate 1008001.06 chromosome D05, Gossypium_hirsutum_v2.1, whole genome shotgun sequence:
- the LOC107906148 gene encoding auxin-responsive protein IAA27-like, translating to MSTPLEHDYIGLAATSSMERSSEKISSSSSSSIPSNIEDKTTNNPSLNLKETELRLGLPGSESPERKLSLFGKDLETNDKSNGFVGSPLKNLVSGAKRGFSDAIDGSNGNWVFAINGKSDVELGKGAVLASPRGGLDNKTNPQQVRTSVPVMKEVVGVPQSPKPVQDKKNLVPPVNEHASAPAAKAQVVGWPPIRSFRKNSMASNLAKNSDEAAGCLYVKVSMDGAPYLRKVDLKTYNNYREFSSALEKMFSCFTIGQCGSNGDGLSESRLMDLLHGSEYVLTYEDKDGDWMLVGDVPWEMFTDSCRRLRIMKGSEAIGLAPRAMEKCKNQN from the exons ATGTCTACACCTTTGGAACATGATTACATAGGTTTAGCAGCGACTTCTTCAATGGAAAGAAGCTCTGAGAagatatcttcttcttcttcctcttcaattCCCTCCAATATTGAAGACAAAACCACCAACAATCCTTCCCTGAATCTCAAAGAAACTGAGCTGAGGCTTGGCTTACCAGGTTCTGAGTCACCTGAGAGAAAGCTGTCTCTTTTTGGCAAAGATTTGGAGACTAATGATAAAAGCAACGGTTTTGTTGGTAGCCCTTTGAAGAACTTGGTGTCTGGAGCTAAAAGGGGTTTCTCAGATGCCATTGATGGGTCTAATGGGAATTGGGTTTTCGCTATAAATGGTAAATCTGATGTAGAGTTGGGTAAAGGTGCTGTCTTGGCCTCTCCTAGAGGTGGTTTGGATAATAAAACCAATCCCCAACAGGTAAGGACGTCTGTGCCTGTCATGAAAGAGGTTGTTGGTGTTCCCCAGTCTCCAAAACCGGTTCAAGATAAGAAGAATCTTGTTCCTCCTGTAAATGAACATGCTAGTGCCCCAGCTGCAAA GGCACAGGTGGTAGGATGGCCACCAATCAGATCATTCAGGAAGAACAGCATGGCCTCTAATTTGGCAAAGAACAGTGATGAAGCTGCTGGTTGTCTGTATGTAAAGGTGAGCATGGATGGAGCACCATACTTGAGGAAGGTTGACCTCAAGACCTACAATAACTATAGGGAATTCTCATCAGCTTTGGAGAAGATGTTCAGCTGCTTTACTATCG GGCAGTGCGGTTCCAACGGTGATGGTCTCAGTGAGAGCCGTTTGATGGATCTTCTCCACGGATCTGAGTATGTGCTGACATATGAAGACAAGGATGGTGATTGGATGCTTGTTGGTGATGTTCCATGGGA GATGTTCACCGATTCGTGTAGGAGGCTACGGATAATGAAAGGTTCAGAGGCAATCGGACTAG CTCCAAGAGCCATGGAGAAATGCAAGAACCAGAACTAA